The following are encoded together in the Salvia hispanica cultivar TCC Black 2014 chromosome 6, UniMelb_Shisp_WGS_1.0, whole genome shotgun sequence genome:
- the LOC125196724 gene encoding receptor-like serine/threonine-protein kinase At1g78530 isoform X3 produces the protein MPFSNNANKLFSHHIPNLFLNSTINKNPLFPKSYLQFHSFVADANTKNQMGSNIALYIVVSVVFFAISKIVMAVLCYRRWKRRQMLIQDSFRGGKLVLFRSPGIKPDVFLKKTMKLSNKDIIGSGGFGTVYKLIIDDCIPFAVKRLNRLGDAADQDRGFQRELAAMGDIKHRNVVSLHGYYTAPHYHLLIYDLMPNGSLDALLHGKFSGKSINKMPLDWCTRYKIAVGAARGISYLHHDCIPHIIHRDIKSSNILLDHNLEARVSDFGLATLMEPDKTHVSTLVAGTFGYLAPATAKGDVYSFGVVLLELLTGKKPTDETFIEEGTKLVTWVKSVVQDKREEYVIDSSLVDFPVEEANNVFSIALMCLEAEPTNRPTMAEVVKMLEQIKPEAIK, from the exons ATGCCATTTTCTAATAATGCAAACAAATTATTTAGCCATCACATACCAAACCTGTTTCTCaactcaacaatcaacaaaaacCCACTCTTTCCAAAATCTTATCTTCAATTTCATAGTTTTGTTGCAGACgccaacaccaaaaatcaGATGGGAAGTAACATAGCATTATACATCGTCGTTTCAGTCGTTTTCTTCGCCATCTCGAAGATCGTTATGGCAGTCCTGTGCTACCGACGCTGGAAACGAAGGCAAATGCTCATCCAAGACAGTTTCAGAG GAGGGAAACTAGTGCTGTTCAGATCTCCGGGGATTAAACCGGATGTGTTTCTGAAGAAGACGATGAAGCTCAGCAACAAGGATATCATTGGATCAGGTGGCTTTGGGACGGTTTACAAGCTCATCATCGACGACTGCATACCTTTTGCTGTTAAGAGACTTAACAGATTAGGCGACGCAGCAGATCAAGACCGCGGCTTTCAGAGAGAGCTGGCGGCCATGGGAGACATCAAGCATCGGAATGTAGTAAGCCTTCATGGTTACTACACTGCTCCTCACTATCATCTTCTCATCTACGACCTCATGCCTAATGGCAGTTTGGACGCACTGCTTCACG gaaaattttCAGGAAAGTCGATAAACAAGATGCCTCTTGATTGGTGTACGAGATACAAAATAGCAGTTGGAGCAGCGAGAGGGATATCTTACCTCCACCACGATTGCATTCCTCACATCATACACCGGGATATCAAGTCGAGCAACATATTGCTGGATCATAACTTGGAGGCCCGCGTCTCCGATTTTGGACTAGCTACCCTGATGGAGCCGGACAAAACTCATGTTTCGACTTTGGTAGCAGGAACTTTCGGATACCTGGCTCCTG CCACAGCAAAAGGAGATGTCTACAGCTTCGGAGTTGTATTGCTAGAGCTTCTAACAGGGAAAAAACCAACAGATGAGACATTCATTGAGGAGGGAACTAAGCTGGTCACCTGG GTAAAGTCAGTAGTGCaagataagagagaagagTATGTAATCGACAGCAGTTTGGTTGATTTTCCGGTTGAAGAAGCTAATAATGTATTTAGTATAGCACTGATGTGTCTCGAGGCAGAGCCAACCAACAGGCCTACTATGGCAGAAGTTGTGAAGATGCTAGAGCAGATAAAACCAGAAGCTATCAAATAA
- the LOC125196724 gene encoding receptor-like serine/threonine-protein kinase At1g78530 isoform X1: MGSNIALYIVVSVVFFAISKIVMAVLCYRRWKRRQMLIQDSFRGGKLVLFRSPGIKPDVFLKKTMKLSNKDIIGSGGFGTVYKLIIDDCIPFAVKRLNRLGDAADQDRGFQRELAAMGDIKHRNVVSLHGYYTAPHYHLLIYDLMPNGSLDALLHGKFSGKSINKMPLDWCTRYKIAVGAARGISYLHHDCIPHIIHRDIKSSNILLDHNLEARVSDFGLATLMEPDKTHVSTLVAGTFGYLAPEYFDTGKATAKGDVYSFGVVLLELLTGKKPTDETFIEEGTKLVTWVKSVVQDKREEYVIDSSLVDFPVEEANNVFSIALMCLEAEPTNRPTMAEVVKMLEQIKPEAIK, translated from the exons ATGGGAAGTAACATAGCATTATACATCGTCGTTTCAGTCGTTTTCTTCGCCATCTCGAAGATCGTTATGGCAGTCCTGTGCTACCGACGCTGGAAACGAAGGCAAATGCTCATCCAAGACAGTTTCAGAG GAGGGAAACTAGTGCTGTTCAGATCTCCGGGGATTAAACCGGATGTGTTTCTGAAGAAGACGATGAAGCTCAGCAACAAGGATATCATTGGATCAGGTGGCTTTGGGACGGTTTACAAGCTCATCATCGACGACTGCATACCTTTTGCTGTTAAGAGACTTAACAGATTAGGCGACGCAGCAGATCAAGACCGCGGCTTTCAGAGAGAGCTGGCGGCCATGGGAGACATCAAGCATCGGAATGTAGTAAGCCTTCATGGTTACTACACTGCTCCTCACTATCATCTTCTCATCTACGACCTCATGCCTAATGGCAGTTTGGACGCACTGCTTCACG gaaaattttCAGGAAAGTCGATAAACAAGATGCCTCTTGATTGGTGTACGAGATACAAAATAGCAGTTGGAGCAGCGAGAGGGATATCTTACCTCCACCACGATTGCATTCCTCACATCATACACCGGGATATCAAGTCGAGCAACATATTGCTGGATCATAACTTGGAGGCCCGCGTCTCCGATTTTGGACTAGCTACCCTGATGGAGCCGGACAAAACTCATGTTTCGACTTTGGTAGCAGGAACTTTCGGATACCTGGCTCCTG AATATTTCGATACGGGAAAAGCCACAGCAAAAGGAGATGTCTACAGCTTCGGAGTTGTATTGCTAGAGCTTCTAACAGGGAAAAAACCAACAGATGAGACATTCATTGAGGAGGGAACTAAGCTGGTCACCTGG GTAAAGTCAGTAGTGCaagataagagagaagagTATGTAATCGACAGCAGTTTGGTTGATTTTCCGGTTGAAGAAGCTAATAATGTATTTAGTATAGCACTGATGTGTCTCGAGGCAGAGCCAACCAACAGGCCTACTATGGCAGAAGTTGTGAAGATGCTAGAGCAGATAAAACCAGAAGCTATCAAATAA
- the LOC125196724 gene encoding receptor-like serine/threonine-protein kinase At1g78530 isoform X2, translating into MGSNIALYIVVSVVFFAISKIVMAVLCYRRWKRRQMLIQDSFRGGKLVLFRSPGIKPDVFLKKTMKLSNKDIIGSGGFGTVYKLIIDDCIPFAVKRLNRLGDAADQDRGFQRELAAMGDIKHRNVVSLHGYYTAPHYHLLIYDLMPNGSLDALLHGKSINKMPLDWCTRYKIAVGAARGISYLHHDCIPHIIHRDIKSSNILLDHNLEARVSDFGLATLMEPDKTHVSTLVAGTFGYLAPEYFDTGKATAKGDVYSFGVVLLELLTGKKPTDETFIEEGTKLVTWVKSVVQDKREEYVIDSSLVDFPVEEANNVFSIALMCLEAEPTNRPTMAEVVKMLEQIKPEAIK; encoded by the exons ATGGGAAGTAACATAGCATTATACATCGTCGTTTCAGTCGTTTTCTTCGCCATCTCGAAGATCGTTATGGCAGTCCTGTGCTACCGACGCTGGAAACGAAGGCAAATGCTCATCCAAGACAGTTTCAGAG GAGGGAAACTAGTGCTGTTCAGATCTCCGGGGATTAAACCGGATGTGTTTCTGAAGAAGACGATGAAGCTCAGCAACAAGGATATCATTGGATCAGGTGGCTTTGGGACGGTTTACAAGCTCATCATCGACGACTGCATACCTTTTGCTGTTAAGAGACTTAACAGATTAGGCGACGCAGCAGATCAAGACCGCGGCTTTCAGAGAGAGCTGGCGGCCATGGGAGACATCAAGCATCGGAATGTAGTAAGCCTTCATGGTTACTACACTGCTCCTCACTATCATCTTCTCATCTACGACCTCATGCCTAATGGCAGTTTGGACGCACTGCTTCACG GAAAGTCGATAAACAAGATGCCTCTTGATTGGTGTACGAGATACAAAATAGCAGTTGGAGCAGCGAGAGGGATATCTTACCTCCACCACGATTGCATTCCTCACATCATACACCGGGATATCAAGTCGAGCAACATATTGCTGGATCATAACTTGGAGGCCCGCGTCTCCGATTTTGGACTAGCTACCCTGATGGAGCCGGACAAAACTCATGTTTCGACTTTGGTAGCAGGAACTTTCGGATACCTGGCTCCTG AATATTTCGATACGGGAAAAGCCACAGCAAAAGGAGATGTCTACAGCTTCGGAGTTGTATTGCTAGAGCTTCTAACAGGGAAAAAACCAACAGATGAGACATTCATTGAGGAGGGAACTAAGCTGGTCACCTGG GTAAAGTCAGTAGTGCaagataagagagaagagTATGTAATCGACAGCAGTTTGGTTGATTTTCCGGTTGAAGAAGCTAATAATGTATTTAGTATAGCACTGATGTGTCTCGAGGCAGAGCCAACCAACAGGCCTACTATGGCAGAAGTTGTGAAGATGCTAGAGCAGATAAAACCAGAAGCTATCAAATAA